The following are encoded together in the Desulfococcus multivorans genome:
- a CDS encoding outer membrane lipoprotein-sorting protein, giving the protein MISTIGLKVQVPWSTLWRMFPGCLVLLWIGLATASAGDDGARIVREAFNYMRGKSSAATVEMIIHRPDWERRMTLRGWTQGETDSLFRIVAPPRDSGNGTLKKGGEMWTYNPKVNRVIKLPPSMMSQSWMGSDFSNNDLAKSDSLLHDYDHYLEGTERIEGKTVYVVRSEPLPRAPVIWGMQRLRIREDYVLLEQVFYDEDLKPVKHLVSKDIQMMGGRLVPRRMIMRKVDDPGAYTAVEYREIEFLDSLPDSLFTITALKTARR; this is encoded by the coding sequence ATGATATCGACGATCGGACTGAAAGTTCAGGTGCCATGGTCAACCCTTTGGCGGATGTTTCCGGGATGCCTGGTCCTACTCTGGATCGGCCTGGCGACGGCGTCGGCCGGGGACGACGGCGCCCGCATCGTTCGGGAGGCCTTCAACTACATGCGGGGGAAATCTTCGGCGGCGACGGTGGAAATGATCATCCATCGGCCCGACTGGGAGCGCCGCATGACCCTTCGGGGGTGGACCCAAGGGGAGACGGACAGCCTTTTCCGGATCGTGGCACCACCCCGGGACAGCGGCAACGGCACCCTCAAGAAGGGCGGCGAGATGTGGACCTACAATCCCAAGGTCAACCGGGTCATCAAGTTGCCGCCCTCCATGATGTCTCAATCCTGGATGGGATCGGACTTCTCCAACAACGATCTGGCCAAATCCGACAGCCTGCTTCACGATTACGACCATTACCTCGAGGGCACCGAGCGGATCGAAGGAAAAACCGTTTATGTCGTCCGGTCCGAACCCTTGCCGCGGGCACCGGTTATCTGGGGGATGCAGCGCCTCAGGATCCGCGAGGACTACGTGCTACTGGAGCAGGTTTTTTACGACGAAGACCTGAAGCCCGTCAAACATCTCGTTTCAAAGGATATCCAGATGATGGGGGGGCGATTGGTCCCCAGGCGCATGATCATGCGGAAGGTTGACGATCCGGGCGCTTACACGGCCGTCGAATACCGGGAAATCGAGTTCCTCGACAGTCTGCCCGACAGCCTTTTCACCATTACCGCTCTTAAGACCGCGAGACGATAA
- a CDS encoding NUDIX hydrolase: MNLEHHVVSPPVDKRELLDDPGRLLGHISRRLFNISRKDYVQGRAALRPESTSSAVLLLIGSQCGENGPGPCLILNKRSDKVRQPGDICCPGGGITPALDGVLSKMLTLPGMPLKRWAYWPRWQDENGANDRAVSLLLATGLREGFEEMRLNPMAFRFLGPMPPSCLRLFRRKIYPMVGWISRQQRFRPNREVDRIIHVPLEWFWEKERYANYHVSFSPRIQGRGNRESDDFPCFMFESEGRRELLWGVTYRIIMKFMASVFEIHPPDPARLPVISGRLRRSYITGK, encoded by the coding sequence ATGAATCTTGAACATCACGTCGTTTCGCCTCCCGTCGACAAACGGGAATTGCTCGATGATCCCGGCAGGCTGTTGGGGCATATTTCTCGTCGACTTTTCAACATCAGCCGAAAAGACTATGTCCAGGGCAGGGCCGCGTTGAGACCGGAATCGACATCGTCGGCAGTGCTGCTGCTGATTGGGTCCCAATGCGGAGAGAACGGCCCGGGACCCTGTCTCATCCTCAACAAACGCTCCGACAAGGTCCGACAGCCGGGGGACATCTGTTGCCCGGGCGGCGGCATCACGCCGGCTCTGGATGGGGTGCTCTCGAAAATGTTGACCCTCCCCGGCATGCCGCTGAAGAGATGGGCCTATTGGCCTCGATGGCAGGACGAAAACGGTGCCAACGACAGGGCCGTGTCCCTTCTTCTGGCTACAGGCCTCCGGGAGGGATTCGAGGAGATGCGCCTGAACCCCATGGCATTCCGGTTTCTCGGACCCATGCCGCCGTCATGCCTGAGACTGTTTCGTCGGAAAATCTATCCCATGGTGGGATGGATTTCGCGTCAGCAGCGCTTCCGTCCCAATCGGGAGGTCGACAGAATTATCCATGTTCCTCTGGAATGGTTTTGGGAAAAAGAGCGATACGCCAATTACCATGTCTCTTTTTCCCCCCGTATCCAAGGGCGGGGCAATCGAGAATCTGACGATTTTCCGTGTTTCATGTTCGAAAGTGAAGGCCGCCGGGAACTGCTTTGGGGCGTGACCTATCGCATCATCATGAAATTCATGGCGTCCGTTTTCGAGATCCACCCGCCGGATCCGGCGCGGTTGCCGGTCATTTCCGGCAGGCTGCGGAGGAGCTATATCACAGGCAAATGA
- a CDS encoding ABC transporter permease: MMFRLAWRNLWRNPRRTVVILTAVCVGVFGMIFIAALMQGVGDQMVRNSIATLVGSLQVHHRGYREDPVVENTMTDPAEPAAALAAVLPPGARWSRRVRVNAVAGNARHSAGVTLVGIEPDREGGVSFIGSAVVEGRPLGPGDPYGIIVGRALVEKFETRIGRKLVLMSQAADRDIASRAFTIVGVFRAELAATEKQFVFVSLAAAQEMLKVDKGVSEIAVLLPDGADPGPTADALKAALPERYEIHTWRELLPMLTAYIDMNEGFTVVWYLVVFIAMGFGIVNTLLMAVFERMREFGLLRALGMKPGGIVRGVLIESALLLILGTAAGNGAAFLSVAALAENGINLSAFAAGVEYAGMPRVIYPAFSWTSVLEANLTVWVLGLAVSLYPALKASGITPVAAMARV, from the coding sequence ATGATGTTTCGGCTGGCCTGGCGGAACCTCTGGCGAAATCCCCGGCGGACGGTCGTCATCCTCACTGCCGTCTGTGTCGGGGTTTTCGGCATGATTTTCATCGCCGCCCTCATGCAAGGCGTGGGCGACCAGATGGTTCGCAACAGCATCGCTACCCTGGTGGGCAGCCTGCAGGTCCATCATCGCGGCTACCGGGAGGATCCGGTGGTGGAGAATACCATGACGGACCCGGCCGAGCCGGCGGCGGCACTGGCGGCGGTCCTGCCGCCGGGAGCGCGATGGAGCCGGCGGGTCCGGGTCAACGCCGTCGCCGGCAACGCCCGCCATTCAGCCGGCGTGACATTGGTGGGGATCGAACCGGATCGCGAGGGGGGAGTCTCCTTCATCGGTTCGGCGGTGGTCGAAGGGCGACCTCTGGGCCCCGGAGATCCATACGGCATCATTGTGGGGCGGGCCCTCGTGGAAAAATTCGAGACCCGCATCGGGCGGAAGCTGGTGCTGATGTCCCAGGCCGCCGATCGGGATATCGCCTCAAGGGCTTTCACCATCGTGGGTGTTTTTCGTGCGGAGTTGGCCGCCACGGAAAAGCAGTTCGTCTTCGTCTCCCTGGCGGCCGCCCAGGAAATGCTGAAGGTGGATAAAGGGGTTTCCGAAATCGCCGTTCTCCTGCCTGACGGCGCGGACCCGGGGCCGACGGCTGACGCACTGAAGGCAGCGCTGCCGGAACGTTACGAGATTCATACCTGGCGGGAGCTTTTGCCGATGCTTACGGCCTACATCGATATGAACGAAGGCTTTACCGTGGTCTGGTACCTGGTGGTTTTTATCGCCATGGGATTTGGCATCGTGAACACCCTGCTCATGGCGGTTTTCGAGCGCATGCGGGAATTCGGCCTGCTCCGGGCTCTTGGCATGAAGCCCGGAGGGATCGTGCGGGGGGTATTGATCGAATCCGCTCTTCTTCTGATTCTGGGAACCGCGGCGGGAAATGGGGCGGCTTTTCTATCCGTGGCAGCCCTGGCGGAGAACGGCATCAACCTCTCCGCCTTTGCTGCAGGAGTGGAGTACGCGGGGATGCCCAGGGTGATCTATCCGGCGTTTTCCTGGACGAGCGTCTTGGAGGCCAATCTGACGGTATGGGTGCTGGGGCTTGCCGTAAGTCTCTATCCCGCGCTCAAGGCGTCCGGAATTACGCCGGTGGCGGCCATGGCGCGTGTCTGA
- a CDS encoding YkgJ family cysteine cluster protein has protein sequence MHLTALVKQLQDIYDDFEKAVSGYKAFAVCRAGCAFCCTTVGNVDITTLEGMVIRNHLLTLPQKHRLRLKKALDANRRAKTPGALVPCPFLAADQTCAVYAVRPFSCRRLYSVKTCSADGPVLHREAAVLSETAVAALQRLDNTGYSGHISHILQLLDMPRFRKLYLSGGFDPPEIMEFGKAHGIVINRFTAFGKPLPTIPTQCPGETT, from the coding sequence ATGCATCTTACCGCGCTGGTAAAACAGCTTCAAGACATCTACGACGATTTTGAAAAAGCCGTCTCCGGCTACAAGGCTTTCGCGGTCTGCAGGGCTGGCTGCGCCTTCTGCTGCACAACGGTGGGCAATGTCGATATCACCACGCTGGAGGGCATGGTCATCCGAAACCACCTGCTCACGCTGCCCCAGAAACATCGGCTCCGTCTGAAAAAGGCTCTTGACGCAAACCGACGCGCCAAAACGCCGGGGGCCCTCGTTCCCTGTCCCTTTCTCGCTGCGGACCAGACTTGCGCCGTCTACGCTGTCCGTCCCTTCAGTTGCCGGCGCCTCTATTCGGTGAAAACCTGCAGCGCTGACGGCCCCGTTCTCCACCGAGAGGCCGCTGTCCTTTCCGAAACCGCGGTAGCGGCGCTTCAACGGTTGGATAACACCGGGTATTCAGGGCACATCAGCCACATTCTTCAGCTTCTGGATATGCCGCGATTCCGGAAGCTGTATCTCTCCGGTGGATTCGACCCGCCGGAAATCATGGAATTCGGTAAAGCCCACGGTATCGTGATCAACCGTTTCACGGCCTTCGGGAAACCGCTCCCGACCATCCCCACACAGTGCCCCGGGGAAACAACATGA
- a CDS encoding molybdopterin-dependent oxidoreductase, with amino-acid sequence MTDDIITACTMDCPDACSMIVTRHPDGGVRLRGNPDHPFTAGFICRKIRHHLRRRQSPDRITRPLLRRGNGWQAISWDEALDRCAKSINALRHEPASILHIMSDGAKGVLKQTTKLFFARLGATRTRGSLCDAAGFIACIHDFGSRKNNTIEDLMNAGRIVNWGKDFSRSSIHMSAIIRNARKCGAKVLSISPGGDGNEAFSDVFIRIRPGSDRFLAAAVAKRFIDADLIPEAILLRIRNFPRFSKTLSTFSEDRLLERCDVTSRDVDALFRFYTSNGPTATIIGAGVQRYRRGGENVRFINSLALLSGNMGRKGGGSYFHLHSLGNFNLEWTRDPEGKSRRAFPMAVVGREILAADPPIRMIWVNGVNIVNQGPDSREIIRAFASVPFKVVVDAFMNDTAERADLILPAALMLEQEDVIGSFLHDYVQHVPAVLKPPGEARSDYEIISGLGKRLLPPIFLPSAETCFEQALDSPLIHGDWTTLRSKGTLRAQKPDIAYTGMIFDHPDGKARLPANLHDEPDPPDAFPLRFLTLVRRNAIHSQLLPEDQEMPPRVWISPHCPNLKTLDMEKPVDVVSPLGRLRVSLHLLSGLHPGAVVYRRGDWMKVGGGANQLVAAELTDIGGGAAFYDQYVRLENGI; translated from the coding sequence ATGACGGACGATATCATCACCGCCTGCACCATGGACTGTCCGGATGCCTGCTCCATGATCGTCACCCGGCATCCCGACGGGGGCGTCCGCCTTCGGGGCAATCCGGACCACCCATTCACAGCCGGTTTCATCTGCAGAAAAATCAGGCATCACCTCCGACGACGCCAATCCCCGGATCGCATTACCCGCCCCCTGTTGCGCCGTGGAAACGGTTGGCAAGCCATCAGCTGGGATGAGGCCCTGGACCGATGCGCAAAATCCATCAACGCCCTCCGCCATGAGCCGGCATCGATCCTGCACATCATGAGCGACGGCGCCAAAGGGGTGCTCAAGCAGACGACCAAACTCTTTTTCGCTCGCCTGGGCGCCACCCGGACCCGGGGATCCCTGTGCGACGCCGCGGGCTTCATCGCCTGCATCCATGACTTCGGATCCAGAAAAAACAATACCATCGAGGACCTGATGAATGCCGGGCGGATCGTCAACTGGGGGAAGGATTTCTCCCGGAGTTCGATCCACATGTCGGCCATCATTCGAAACGCACGAAAGTGCGGCGCGAAAGTGCTCAGCATCTCACCGGGAGGCGACGGCAACGAAGCCTTCTCCGACGTCTTCATCCGCATCCGGCCGGGTTCGGACAGATTTTTGGCGGCGGCTGTCGCCAAACGTTTCATCGACGCGGACCTGATTCCAGAAGCGATCCTCTTACGCATCCGGAATTTTCCGCGATTTTCGAAAACCCTCTCGACATTTTCCGAAGACCGTCTGTTGGAACGCTGCGACGTCACTTCCAGGGACGTCGACGCCCTCTTCCGGTTTTACACGTCCAATGGCCCGACGGCGACCATCATCGGGGCGGGAGTCCAACGATACAGGCGGGGTGGAGAGAACGTTCGGTTCATCAATTCGCTGGCGCTCCTGTCCGGCAACATGGGCCGAAAAGGTGGTGGAAGCTACTTCCATCTCCACTCCCTCGGAAATTTCAATCTGGAATGGACCCGGGATCCGGAGGGAAAATCGCGTCGGGCCTTTCCAATGGCCGTTGTCGGTCGGGAGATTCTCGCAGCCGATCCGCCCATCCGGATGATCTGGGTCAACGGCGTCAACATCGTAAACCAGGGTCCGGACAGCCGTGAGATCATCAGGGCCTTTGCATCAGTGCCTTTCAAAGTGGTGGTGGACGCTTTCATGAACGACACGGCGGAACGCGCCGATCTCATCCTCCCCGCTGCTCTGATGCTCGAACAGGAGGACGTGATCGGCTCTTTTCTCCACGATTATGTTCAACATGTGCCCGCCGTGCTCAAGCCACCGGGCGAAGCCCGATCCGATTACGAGATCATCTCCGGGCTGGGTAAACGGCTCTTGCCGCCCATCTTCCTGCCGTCTGCCGAAACCTGTTTCGAGCAGGCCCTCGACTCCCCGCTGATCCACGGCGACTGGACGACCCTCCGGTCGAAGGGCACCCTGCGGGCCCAGAAACCCGACATCGCCTATACCGGTATGATTTTCGACCATCCCGACGGCAAGGCCAGACTCCCCGCGAACCTCCACGACGAGCCCGACCCGCCGGACGCATTCCCCCTGCGGTTCCTGACCCTGGTGCGACGCAACGCGATCCACTCCCAACTACTTCCGGAAGATCAGGAGATGCCGCCCAGGGTGTGGATCTCTCCCCACTGCCCAAACCTGAAAACCCTCGACATGGAGAAGCCGGTGGACGTTGTTTCGCCTCTGGGACGGTTGCGCGTTTCTCTGCACCTGCTCTCGGGCCTTCATCCCGGAGCCGTCGTCTACCGTCGGGGGGATTGGATGAAGGTGGGCGGGGGCGCCAATCAACTGGTCGCCGCCGAGTTGACCGACATCGGCGGCGGAGCGGCCTTTTACGACCAATACGTCAGGCTTGAAAATGGCATATAG
- a CDS encoding ABC transporter permease, with protein sequence MRSHLKMAWRNVWRNRRRSLLTMAAIAFACALLVFMLSFQFGSYEAMINAAVKVHTGYFQIQAPGYQEKREIRLVVADPEAVARLIDAVPEVTAYTFRANAFSLAASNDRTYGISVTGIDPVREFNVSSLKTLVRDGVFLSPGDGPEALVGALLAKNLRVGIGDPITLLGQGRDGSIAATVVTVKGIFASGQDDFDRNALYIPLGYFQELYAMRGAVHEIVGMTSSIWAVPAVERRLKQELERLDRDKNGPLAILDWKALMPGLAQGIYLDLVSGLIFYLLLIVVVAFSIMNTFLMAIFERTREFGVLMAIGTTTGRLTRLLLTESMMMTFVGMGAGMLLGSLVTLYYQIVGIDFGGASEILKQYGIPGRMYPILTVPSLVIGPFLVCFITFWAALWPALRVRRLTPVKAMHYA encoded by the coding sequence GTGAGATCGCATCTGAAAATGGCGTGGCGGAATGTCTGGCGGAACCGTCGTCGCTCGCTGCTTACCATGGCGGCCATTGCTTTTGCGTGTGCATTGCTGGTCTTCATGCTCTCCTTTCAATTCGGCTCCTACGAGGCCATGATCAATGCCGCCGTCAAGGTCCACACCGGCTATTTTCAGATTCAGGCTCCGGGGTATCAGGAAAAACGGGAGATCCGGCTGGTCGTGGCGGATCCGGAAGCAGTAGCCCGGCTTATAGATGCCGTCCCCGAAGTGACGGCTTACACCTTCAGGGCCAATGCTTTTTCCCTTGCAGCCTCCAACGATCGGACCTACGGTATCTCGGTGACGGGAATTGATCCCGTCCGGGAGTTCAACGTGTCGAGTTTGAAGACCCTGGTGCGCGACGGTGTCTTCCTCTCCCCTGGAGACGGTCCCGAGGCGCTGGTCGGGGCGCTTCTGGCCAAAAATCTCCGGGTGGGCATCGGCGATCCGATCACCCTCCTGGGACAGGGTCGGGACGGTTCCATCGCTGCAACCGTGGTGACGGTCAAGGGTATTTTCGCGTCGGGCCAGGACGACTTCGACCGCAACGCCCTCTATATCCCGCTTGGCTATTTTCAGGAACTCTATGCAATGAGGGGCGCGGTGCATGAGATCGTGGGAATGACGTCCTCCATCTGGGCGGTACCGGCGGTGGAGCGGCGGTTGAAACAGGAACTCGAACGCCTTGACCGGGACAAAAACGGACCGCTTGCCATCCTCGACTGGAAGGCCCTGATGCCCGGGCTGGCCCAGGGCATCTATCTGGACCTCGTTAGCGGGCTGATTTTCTACCTTCTGCTCATTGTCGTGGTGGCTTTCAGCATCATGAACACCTTCCTCATGGCCATTTTCGAGCGGACCCGCGAGTTCGGTGTTCTCATGGCCATCGGCACTACAACCGGGCGGTTGACCCGCCTCCTCCTCACGGAATCCATGATGATGACCTTTGTCGGCATGGGCGCCGGGATGCTTCTGGGGAGTTTGGTGACCCTCTATTACCAAATCGTTGGGATCGATTTCGGCGGTGCTTCCGAGATCCTGAAGCAGTATGGCATTCCCGGCCGGATGTATCCCATCCTGACGGTGCCTTCGCTCGTGATCGGGCCGTTTCTGGTCTGTTTCATCACCTTCTGGGCGGCGCTCTGGCCGGCTTTGCGGGTACGGCGTCTCACGCCGGTGAAGGCCATGCACTATGCTTAG
- a CDS encoding NAD(P)H-dependent flavin oxidoreductase — MTTSNRVCRMFGIRCPLIQAGMVWCAPWQLASAVSNAGGLGIIGAASMHADVLAEHIAKCQSATTRPFGVNLPLLYPDLDDHIERILAGGVPIVFTSAGNPGKYTRMLKVHGVTVVHVVSSAVFARKAEDAGVDAVVAEGFEAGGHNGREETTTLCLVPQVVADVDIPVIAAGGIGTGRAMLAAMVLGAEGVQIGSRFVTSEESSAHPAFKRKVVDTAEGGTVLTLKELAPVRLIRNSFYASVQKAYADGASVETLRAFLGKGRAKRGMFEGDLDEGELEIGQVAAQIHEILPASRIVEEIIGEFRTLMEAFKAGPHGRFGFGGDPCQ, encoded by the coding sequence ATGACGACGTCGAACCGCGTTTGCCGGATGTTCGGCATCCGGTGCCCCCTGATTCAGGCCGGAATGGTCTGGTGTGCACCATGGCAGCTCGCATCCGCGGTCTCCAACGCCGGAGGCTTGGGCATCATCGGGGCGGCTTCCATGCACGCCGACGTCCTGGCGGAACATATCGCCAAGTGCCAAAGCGCCACGACTCGGCCTTTCGGGGTGAACCTGCCCTTGCTGTACCCGGATCTGGATGATCATATCGAGCGGATTCTGGCCGGTGGAGTCCCTATTGTCTTCACTTCCGCGGGGAATCCCGGAAAATATACCCGAATGCTCAAAGTCCACGGCGTGACAGTCGTTCACGTGGTCTCCAGCGCGGTTTTCGCCCGAAAGGCGGAGGACGCCGGCGTCGATGCGGTGGTGGCGGAAGGGTTCGAGGCCGGTGGTCACAACGGCCGGGAGGAAACCACCACCCTTTGCCTGGTGCCGCAGGTGGTTGCGGACGTCGACATTCCCGTCATCGCGGCGGGGGGCATCGGTACCGGCAGGGCTATGCTGGCGGCCATGGTGTTGGGTGCCGAAGGAGTTCAGATCGGCAGCCGGTTTGTAACCTCCGAAGAGTCCTCGGCCCATCCGGCCTTCAAGCGGAAAGTCGTCGACACCGCCGAGGGGGGAACGGTCCTTACGCTCAAGGAGCTGGCGCCGGTTCGGCTGATCCGAAATTCCTTTTATGCATCTGTCCAAAAAGCCTATGCCGACGGGGCATCCGTGGAGACCCTCAGGGCGTTTCTGGGGAAGGGACGCGCAAAGCGGGGTATGTTCGAGGGGGACCTCGATGAAGGGGAACTGGAGATCGGTCAGGTTGCCGCCCAGATTCACGAGATTTTGCCGGCGTCCCGAATCGTGGAGGAGATCATCGGGGAATTCCGGACCCTGATGGAAGCCTTCAAGGCAGGGCCTCACGGACGCTTCGGTTTTGGAGGGGACCCGTGTCAATGA
- a CDS encoding ABC transporter ATP-binding protein — MEMVKCRGVVKTYRQGKITVSALRGIDLSVEKGEFMALAGPSGSGKTTLLNLIGGLDAPDAGEIVVDGRHFDRMNAADLAELRLRRIGFVFQAYNLIPVLSALENVEYVMLLQGLPHKERRERARSILDEVGLEGLYDRRPAELSGGQQQRVAVARAIVSDPAIVLADEPTANLDSMTGIGLLEIMKDMNERKLVTFIFSTHDDRVMARARRLVMIRDGRVAEDVRK, encoded by the coding sequence ATGGAGATGGTGAAGTGCAGGGGGGTCGTCAAGACCTACCGGCAGGGAAAGATAACGGTTTCCGCCCTGCGGGGGATCGATCTGTCGGTGGAAAAGGGGGAATTCATGGCCCTTGCCGGACCTTCGGGGTCCGGCAAGACCACGCTTCTCAATCTTATCGGCGGTCTGGACGCGCCCGATGCCGGGGAGATCGTCGTGGACGGGCGTCATTTCGATCGGATGAACGCCGCCGATCTTGCCGAACTTCGACTTCGACGGATCGGGTTCGTTTTCCAGGCCTACAACCTGATCCCGGTCCTGTCAGCCCTCGAAAACGTGGAGTATGTGATGCTCCTTCAGGGGCTTCCCCATAAGGAGCGGCGGGAGAGGGCCCGCTCCATACTGGACGAGGTGGGTCTTGAAGGTCTCTACGACCGGCGGCCGGCCGAGCTCTCGGGAGGCCAGCAGCAGCGGGTGGCCGTGGCCCGGGCTATCGTCTCGGATCCGGCCATCGTTCTGGCGGACGAACCCACCGCCAACCTTGATTCCATGACGGGGATCGGCCTCCTTGAGATCATGAAAGACATGAACGAGAGAAAGTTGGTGACGTTTATCTTCTCAACCCACGACGACCGGGTGATGGCGCGGGCCCGGCGGCTGGTGATGATTCGGGACGGCCGGGTAGCCGAAGATGTCCGGAAATGA
- the cydD gene encoding heme ABC transporter permease/ATP-binding protein CydD has translation MIQETNPKKKDILRWLASQARSARRWIALSVALGLAGSGPLIVQAYCIAHIVHGTCMSGLGARETAPLFWGLGAAVIARAVLSWLREAAGFRAGAKVRETVRLSIMTHLIAPGPAFMDRRHTGALAAVAMEQVESLHNFFSHYLPQMVLAVAVPLTILAVVFPVSWAAGGLLMMSAPMIPIFMILVGMGAENISRRHFKALARMSAHFLDILQGLPTLKLFNRSRDEKQNIARISTEFRQRTMAVLRIAFVSSAVLEFFSALSIALTAVFLGMRYLGYVDFGTYGEPLTLAGGLFILLLAPEFYMPLRELGTHYHARADAVGAAEAILALLQRPLPRRNARASAFQSNAPIRIECHDLHLAYDNGRRHALTGINLILAPGEKIAVVGASGAGKTTLLHLILGFLSPDRGDIRINGRSLRDIPLENWYRHVAWIGQQPVLFHGTIRENIRMGRPGASDEEIQLAAKGARVLEFTDRMPMGLEMPVGERGAGISRGQAQRVALARAILKDAPVWIMDEPTAGLDPDNERMVMATLERLTEMRTVLMATHRIAALKKTDQIIVMAGGRIVEKGSYAGLTALNGSFERFVRETGQEDRS, from the coding sequence ATGATTCAAGAAACAAATCCGAAGAAAAAAGACATTCTCAGGTGGTTGGCGAGCCAGGCCCGATCCGCCCGGAGGTGGATCGCGCTGTCGGTGGCTCTTGGGCTTGCCGGAAGCGGTCCGCTCATTGTCCAGGCTTATTGCATCGCCCATATCGTTCACGGGACCTGCATGTCCGGGCTCGGCGCGAGGGAGACGGCGCCGCTGTTCTGGGGACTCGGCGCCGCCGTCATCGCCCGGGCCGTGCTGTCCTGGCTCCGGGAGGCTGCAGGCTTCCGTGCCGGCGCCAAGGTCCGTGAAACGGTGCGATTATCGATCATGACCCATCTGATCGCACCGGGACCGGCCTTCATGGATCGCCGACACACCGGTGCTCTGGCGGCCGTCGCCATGGAGCAGGTGGAAAGCCTCCATAACTTTTTTTCGCATTACCTGCCTCAGATGGTCCTCGCCGTCGCCGTCCCCCTCACGATTCTGGCCGTTGTTTTTCCCGTGAGTTGGGCGGCAGGAGGCCTTCTCATGATGTCGGCACCCATGATTCCGATATTCATGATCCTGGTGGGCATGGGGGCTGAAAACATCAGCCGCCGCCATTTCAAAGCCCTCGCCCGCATGAGCGCTCATTTTCTCGATATTCTCCAGGGGCTTCCCACCCTCAAACTATTCAACCGAAGCCGGGATGAAAAACAGAATATCGCCCGGATCTCCACCGAATTCCGGCAACGGACCATGGCAGTCCTCCGCATCGCCTTTGTCTCTTCAGCGGTCCTCGAGTTCTTCAGCGCGCTTTCCATAGCGCTTACAGCCGTCTTTTTGGGCATGCGATATCTCGGATACGTCGATTTCGGGACTTACGGTGAGCCGCTGACCCTTGCCGGCGGCCTTTTCATTCTGCTGCTCGCTCCGGAGTTTTACATGCCCCTCCGCGAATTGGGCACCCACTACCACGCCCGGGCCGACGCGGTCGGCGCTGCCGAAGCGATCCTGGCGCTGCTTCAACGGCCATTGCCCCGTCGGAATGCCCGTGCTTCCGCCTTTCAATCAAACGCCCCGATCCGGATTGAATGCCATGATCTCCACCTGGCCTATGACAACGGCCGGCGACATGCCCTCACCGGCATCAACCTCATCCTTGCACCCGGCGAAAAAATTGCCGTCGTCGGCGCCAGCGGTGCCGGCAAGACGACGCTGCTCCATCTTATTCTGGGATTTCTTTCTCCCGACCGAGGGGACATCCGCATCAACGGGCGATCTCTCCGGGACATCCCTCTCGAGAACTGGTACCGCCATGTCGCCTGGATCGGACAGCAACCGGTCCTCTTTCACGGGACAATCCGTGAGAATATCCGCATGGGACGTCCCGGCGCGTCCGACGAGGAGATTCAACTGGCCGCCAAAGGCGCCCGGGTTCTGGAATTCACCGACCGCATGCCGATGGGTCTCGAGATGCCCGTCGGCGAAAGGGGTGCCGGCATCTCCAGGGGTCAGGCTCAGCGGGTCGCCCTGGCCAGGGCTATCCTGAAGGACGCCCCCGTCTGGATAATGGACGAGCCCACGGCCGGACTCGACCCGGACAATGAACGTATGGTAATGGCCACCCTGGAGCGCCTGACCGAAATGCGCACAGTCCTGATGGCGACCCATCGTATCGCCGCCCTGAAAAAAACCGACCAGATCATCGTCATGGCCGGGGGCCGTATCGTCGAGAAAGGCAGTTACGCCGGTCTGACGGCCTTGAACGGCTCTTTCGAGCGATTTGTACGGGAGACGGGGCAGGAAGATCGGTCATGA